A stretch of Caldanaerobius polysaccharolyticus DSM 13641 DNA encodes these proteins:
- the miaB gene encoding tRNA (N6-isopentenyl adenosine(37)-C2)-methylthiotransferase MiaB, whose product MENTLDMEKIKDSINRVRDINEEYHRKTGIRKKYVTYTFGCQMNQHDSEVLRGMLEDMGYEETENVDDADVILFNTCAVREHAEVRAFSRVSQLKELKRRKPDVIVGMCGCVVQEKGAVNAIKENFPFIDLVFGTHNIHEFPYLLLQAIQSDDPVIQVWDENGQIVENLPVKRIDRVRAFVNVTYGCNNFCTYCIVPYVRGRERSRRPADIIREVKELADQGIKEVNLLGQNVNSYGRGLEEKVTFADLLRMVNEVEGIERIRFTTSHPKDLTDDLIYAMRDCEKVCEHLHLPFQAGSNRILKAMNRMYTRERYLEGVMLQIRRCTQLF is encoded by the coding sequence ATGGAAAACACTTTGGATATGGAGAAGATTAAAGATAGCATTAACCGCGTAAGAGATATAAATGAAGAGTATCATCGAAAAACAGGGATTAGGAAGAAGTATGTCACATACACCTTTGGTTGCCAAATGAATCAACACGATTCAGAGGTACTAAGGGGTATGTTGGAGGATATGGGATATGAAGAGACAGAAAATGTAGATGACGCTGACGTCATCCTTTTTAACACGTGCGCTGTGAGAGAACACGCCGAGGTGAGGGCGTTTAGCAGGGTATCTCAACTGAAAGAGCTGAAACGTCGCAAACCTGATGTAATTGTGGGGATGTGCGGCTGTGTAGTTCAGGAAAAAGGCGCAGTTAACGCGATAAAAGAGAATTTTCCGTTTATTGACCTGGTTTTTGGAACCCATAATATCCATGAATTCCCATACCTTTTGCTGCAAGCCATACAGTCCGATGATCCTGTAATACAAGTATGGGATGAAAATGGACAAATAGTAGAAAATCTTCCGGTAAAACGCATCGATAGGGTAAGAGCTTTCGTAAATGTGACCTATGGATGCAATAACTTTTGCACCTATTGTATAGTACCGTATGTAAGAGGCAGGGAACGAAGCAGGAGACCCGCGGATATAATTAGGGAGGTAAAAGAGCTGGCTGATCAGGGAATAAAAGAGGTAAATCTTTTGGGACAAAATGTAAATTCTTATGGAAGAGGCCTTGAAGAAAAAGTGACTTTTGCGGATTTGCTGAGGATGGTCAACGAGGTAGAAGGTATTGAGAGGATAAGGTTCACCACATCCCATCCCAAAGACTTGACAGATGACTTAATATACGCCATGAGGGATTGCGAAAAGGTCTGTGAGCACCTTCATCTGCCTTTTCAGGCAGGTAGCAACCGTATTTTAAAGGCTATGAACAGGATGTATACCAGGGAAAGGTATTTAGAAGGCGTTATGCTGCAAATAAGGCGCTGTACGCAGCTGTTTTAG
- a CDS encoding helix-turn-helix domain-containing protein, with amino-acid sequence MEKPVYYKIEQVADILGIPSRSVYDLIYQGHLKAVRVGPRRIRIPQEALLNLPPWEKRNNKSA; translated from the coding sequence ATGGAAAAACCAGTATACTACAAGATAGAGCAAGTGGCGGACATATTAGGTATTCCATCACGTTCGGTATACGATTTAATTTACCAAGGACACTTAAAAGCGGTCAGGGTTGGCCCGCGGCGAATTCGTATTCCGCAGGAGGCACTCCTGAATCTGCCGCCCTGGGAAAAGCGCAACAACAAATCAGCTTAA
- the rnhA gene encoding ribonuclease HI, with amino-acid sequence MKRVTIYTDGACSGNPGPGAWAAILIYNGYKKEIMGREDFTTNNRMELKAAIEALKSLKESCYVTIYSDSSYLVNAFNNKWIDNWQKKNWMKSNKQPVENKDLWIELLSLCSKHSVKWVKVKGHADNEYNNRCDELATNAIRKLK; translated from the coding sequence TTGAAGCGAGTTACGATATACACGGACGGTGCATGTAGTGGCAACCCAGGCCCTGGCGCTTGGGCTGCCATATTGATTTACAACGGATACAAAAAGGAGATCATGGGACGTGAAGATTTTACTACAAATAACAGAATGGAGCTAAAAGCAGCTATTGAAGCGTTAAAATCGCTAAAAGAATCCTGTTACGTGACGATATACAGCGATAGCAGTTACCTTGTAAATGCCTTTAATAATAAGTGGATAGATAATTGGCAAAAGAAAAACTGGATGAAATCAAATAAGCAACCTGTTGAAAATAAAGACTTGTGGATAGAGCTTTTGAGCTTGTGCTCAAAGCATAGCGTTAAATGGGTTAAAGTAAAAGGCCATGCGGACAATGAATATAACAATAGGTGTGATGAACTAGCGACCAATGCGATAAGAAAATTGAAATAA
- a CDS encoding APC family permease, with protein sequence MFRVIKNILIGEPLPNKKLSKEKIPVWKALAIFSSDALSSVAYGPEQIIVILTYAGLTLYGFALPISLAILILLAIVSISYSQVVRANPGGGGSYSVAKNNLNETMALIAAASLFIDYTLTVAVSISSGTDAITSAFPFLKPYHLLIDLFVLFGVLMLINLRGIRESSTVFVFPTYGFVAGIIILIITGVILALTGHQPIIPPESLRFSFDAGALFVILRAFASGCSSMTGVEAISNGVTMFRPPEVENARKTTFLMALILGFMFGGISFLTVHYHLLPQSGQTMLSQLASMIFGRGWMYYYIQIATMLILYLAANTSFNGLPPLLALLAKDNYMPRYLAARGERLAYSGGIVLLSVVSALFIYAFRGNTEHLIALYALGVFISFTISQSGMVIHWKREKGTNWHIRAVVNAIGAVTTAIIVVIIGITKFIYGAWLVVLFIPLLIIVYRKIYRHYSDIREQLRLPKEHYGKAKDIPLGKNYVIMPISGVNRMVEKTLAYARMISSDITVLYISINKEDIEEIRKKWEQWNTGIELKIIYSPFRTILRPLANYIAHMRNHIGPHDFITVLIPEFEPKKLWHRLLHNQTGLYLRTYFHLKYDVVISVVPFKLKK encoded by the coding sequence ATGTTTAGAGTTATAAAAAACATCTTGATCGGGGAGCCTTTACCAAACAAAAAGCTGTCAAAAGAAAAAATACCCGTGTGGAAAGCTCTTGCAATTTTTTCATCAGATGCCCTATCATCAGTGGCATACGGACCCGAGCAGATCATAGTAATATTGACATATGCAGGGCTTACATTATACGGCTTTGCATTGCCTATATCCTTGGCTATCTTAATATTGCTAGCTATCGTGAGTATCTCTTACTCGCAAGTGGTAAGAGCTAATCCGGGCGGCGGCGGTTCTTACTCGGTAGCAAAAAACAATTTAAATGAAACAATGGCGCTGATTGCAGCTGCCTCCCTGTTTATTGACTACACTCTGACTGTGGCAGTTAGCATATCCTCAGGGACAGACGCTATAACATCGGCATTCCCTTTTTTAAAGCCATATCATCTGTTGATTGATTTATTCGTGCTATTCGGGGTGCTTATGCTCATTAACCTGCGCGGCATCCGCGAATCATCTACAGTATTTGTTTTTCCTACGTACGGGTTCGTAGCAGGTATAATCATACTCATAATAACAGGAGTAATTCTTGCATTAACAGGGCATCAACCTATCATACCGCCAGAATCTCTTAGATTTTCTTTTGATGCCGGTGCATTATTTGTCATACTGAGGGCTTTTGCCAGCGGTTGTAGCTCAATGACAGGAGTAGAGGCCATATCCAATGGTGTAACTATGTTCAGACCTCCCGAAGTAGAAAACGCTAGAAAAACTACATTTTTGATGGCTCTTATCCTCGGTTTTATGTTCGGCGGTATTTCGTTTTTAACAGTACACTATCATTTGCTTCCGCAGTCTGGCCAGACCATGCTCTCTCAGCTGGCCTCCATGATTTTTGGGCGTGGATGGATGTACTATTATATACAGATAGCTACGATGTTAATCCTCTATCTGGCAGCTAATACGTCTTTTAATGGTTTGCCCCCCTTGCTGGCACTGCTGGCCAAAGACAATTACATGCCTAGATACCTCGCAGCTCGCGGAGAGCGCTTAGCGTACTCTGGCGGTATTGTTTTGTTGAGCGTTGTATCTGCTCTGTTTATATACGCTTTTAGAGGAAACACCGAACACCTTATTGCATTGTACGCTTTAGGTGTTTTTATCTCATTCACTATTTCTCAGTCTGGAATGGTTATACATTGGAAACGCGAAAAAGGTACCAACTGGCACATAAGGGCAGTCGTCAACGCCATTGGAGCGGTAACAACGGCTATAATAGTAGTTATCATAGGCATTACCAAATTTATTTACGGTGCATGGCTGGTGGTCCTCTTTATACCGTTGTTGATAATCGTATATAGAAAAATCTACAGACACTACAGCGATATACGAGAACAACTAAGGCTTCCAAAAGAACATTACGGCAAAGCAAAAGACATCCCTTTGGGAAAGAATTATGTTATAATGCCCATTTCTGGTGTTAACCGCATGGTAGAAAAAACTTTGGCATACGCCAGGATGATTTCTTCAGACATCACGGTACTCTATATAAGCATCAACAAAGAGGATATAGAGGAAATACGAAAAAAATGGGAACAATGGAATACAGGAATAGAGTTAAAAATAATATATTCTCCATTCCGCACCATTCTAAGACCATTAGCAAACTATATAGCTCATATGCGAAATCACATTGGTCCCCATGATTTTATAACTGTGCTAATTCCTGAGTTTGAGCCAAAAAAACTATGGCACAGGCTTTTGCACAATCAAACCGGCCTGTACTTGCGTACCTATTTTCACCTGAAATACGACGTAGTTATCAGCGTTGTGCCTTTCAAGTTAAAAAAATAA
- the hfq gene encoding RNA chaperone Hfq, which translates to MNNIKQAINLQDVFLNQVRKEHIPVTIYLISGYQLRGTVKGFDNFTIILENDAKQQQLIYKHAISTISPSKNVVFSSSEKAEKSE; encoded by the coding sequence ATGAATAATATAAAACAGGCTATAAATTTACAGGATGTATTTCTAAATCAGGTAAGGAAAGAACACATACCGGTAACTATCTATCTCATAAGTGGTTATCAATTGAGGGGAACTGTAAAGGGATTTGATAATTTCACTATTATACTGGAGAATGACGCGAAACAGCAGCAATTGATATATAAGCACGCGATTTCTACGATATCTCCTTCCAAAAACGTCGTGTTTTCCAGTAGTGAAAAAGCTGAGAAGAGTGAGTGA
- a CDS encoding DNA mismatch repair MutL family protein: MTTGTYPVVILNVEVEPEMIDVNVHPNKLEIKFSDEHAVYSAVYNALTKALNPTPTFTGNVGFNTRSGIFPIAIAEANVDGKVNNSASEYESHSIDMIFDSVEICNDYDIKYLGQYMSTYLLAVKDGELYIIDQHAAHERILYEKYVREFKSGNIKTQRLLIPTILELKDDEKSTVMENLDLFNTLGYEIEDFGEKTIAIRSVPIFFDQPKARLFVEECIAYLSDKSNRTSVEEMLFKKACKAAVKAKDTLTEEEAIELIKSLFSCENPYNCPHGRPTIIKFTKYDLEKMFKRVV, encoded by the coding sequence ATCACCACAGGCACCTATCCAGTGGTGATATTGAACGTAGAGGTAGAGCCAGAGATGATAGATGTCAATGTCCATCCTAATAAATTAGAAATAAAATTCAGCGATGAACACGCTGTATACAGTGCTGTGTACAATGCTTTAACCAAGGCGTTAAACCCCACTCCCACTTTTACCGGTAATGTCGGCTTTAATACAAGAAGTGGAATTTTCCCTATTGCGATAGCTGAGGCGAATGTGGATGGTAAGGTGAACAATAGCGCTAGTGAATACGAAAGCCACAGTATAGACATGATTTTTGACAGTGTAGAGATCTGTAATGATTATGACATTAAATATTTAGGACAGTACATGTCTACTTATTTGCTGGCCGTAAAAGATGGTGAATTGTACATTATAGACCAACACGCTGCCCACGAAAGGATATTGTACGAGAAGTATGTTAGAGAGTTTAAAAGCGGTAACATAAAGACTCAAAGGCTTTTGATTCCTACTATTTTGGAGTTAAAGGATGACGAAAAAAGTACGGTAATGGAGAATTTGGATTTATTTAATACATTAGGTTATGAAATAGAAGACTTTGGAGAAAAAACAATAGCTATAAGGTCTGTACCTATATTTTTTGATCAACCCAAGGCACGTCTGTTTGTTGAGGAGTGTATAGCTTATTTATCGGATAAAAGTAATAGGACGTCTGTAGAAGAGATGCTTTTTAAAAAGGCGTGTAAAGCGGCTGTAAAAGCTAAAGACACGTTAACAGAGGAGGAAGCTATAGAGCTTATAAAATCACTGTTTAGCTGTGAAAATCCCTATAATTGTCCTCATGGACGGCCGACCATTATAAAGTTTACAAAATACGATCTTGAAAAGATGTTTAAGAGGGTCGTATAG
- the proC gene encoding pyrroline-5-carboxylate reductase encodes MPYRRIGIVGCGNMGIAMLSAFVESKKVSNEHISVYDISEEKLTKVKDEYRVNVAASIRKLVKSSDILIIAVKPDAIDVVLDEIADEFDKNKILISIVAGRSIKYIKGFVKDDAKIVRLMPNTPALIGEGVIAMTTSGPISDEELEYVSDLLNTLGLVVKVDEKYMDAITGISGSSPAYVFMFIEALADAGVYAGLPRDMSYKIAAQAVMGSAALILKTGKHPGVLKDMVCSPAGTTIEAVRQLEMKGFRSAVIEAVISCVEKSKSL; translated from the coding sequence ATGCCTTACAGGCGAATAGGAATAGTCGGTTGTGGCAATATGGGTATTGCCATGTTATCGGCGTTTGTGGAATCAAAGAAGGTTTCTAATGAGCATATTTCGGTATACGATATATCTGAAGAAAAATTAACAAAAGTAAAAGATGAATACAGAGTAAATGTTGCAGCAAGTATTCGCAAATTGGTTAAGTCTTCTGATATATTGATCATAGCGGTGAAGCCTGACGCTATTGATGTGGTATTAGATGAAATAGCAGATGAGTTTGATAAAAACAAAATTTTGATTTCAATAGTAGCGGGGAGAAGTATAAAGTACATAAAGGGATTTGTCAAAGACGATGCCAAAATAGTGCGCTTAATGCCCAATACACCTGCGCTGATCGGAGAAGGTGTTATTGCGATGACCACAAGTGGTCCGATCAGCGATGAAGAGCTGGAATACGTCAGCGATTTGTTAAACACATTGGGCCTAGTTGTAAAAGTGGATGAAAAGTATATGGATGCTATTACGGGTATAAGCGGGAGCAGCCCTGCATACGTATTTATGTTTATAGAAGCCTTGGCGGATGCGGGTGTTTACGCAGGGTTGCCAAGGGATATGTCGTATAAAATAGCTGCTCAAGCTGTCATGGGCTCAGCAGCATTGATTTTAAAGACAGGCAAGCATCCTGGGGTATTAAAAGATATGGTGTGTTCTCCGGCAGGTACTACTATTGAAGCAGTAAGGCAACTGGAGATGAAAGGTTTTAGGTCAGCTGTAATTGAAGCTGTTATATCCTGTGTAGAAAAATCCAAGTCATTGTAG
- a CDS encoding zinc-binding metallopeptidase family protein gives MIRFTTLVKATAEQLLDSLLPSELRMQDYKRITHDSSFLYAPGDIPVMLVAHLDTVHKKPPRKIYYDPAARVYWSPDGLGADDRAGVYAILQLLNRKLRPYVLFTDEEETGGGGAWEAVEVLDPPTVNLIIELDRKGSTDAVFYDCDNPEMEKYITGFGFRKAFGSFSDISILCPEWGIGGVNLSVGFYEAHTRVEYLCMNELEDTIERVVQILANPPAEKFEYIPAYYDYDWYDDECPLCLQPCNDLYIIPGFDRWPVCADCFEEFTGRKPSVQDRAFQKLLDFKEVGEGDDV, from the coding sequence ATGATTAGGTTTACAACGTTAGTGAAAGCAACCGCCGAGCAACTGCTAGATAGTTTATTGCCTTCTGAACTGCGTATGCAGGACTACAAACGCATTACACATGATAGCAGCTTCTTGTATGCGCCCGGCGATATTCCCGTGATGTTGGTAGCGCATTTGGATACCGTCCACAAAAAGCCACCAAGGAAAATTTACTACGACCCGGCCGCCAGGGTTTACTGGTCTCCTGACGGCTTGGGCGCTGATGATAGAGCCGGTGTGTATGCCATATTACAGCTACTAAACAGAAAGCTGCGGCCATATGTGCTTTTCACTGATGAGGAAGAGACCGGTGGTGGAGGCGCATGGGAAGCTGTTGAAGTGCTGGACCCTCCGACAGTCAATTTAATAATTGAGCTGGACCGCAAAGGGTCTACCGATGCAGTCTTTTACGATTGCGACAACCCGGAGATGGAGAAGTACATTACCGGCTTTGGTTTTCGGAAGGCCTTCGGTAGTTTTAGCGATATATCCATCCTATGCCCTGAATGGGGCATAGGCGGGGTCAATTTGAGTGTGGGCTTCTACGAGGCCCATACTCGGGTTGAGTATCTTTGTATGAATGAGCTGGAGGATACTATTGAAAGAGTCGTGCAGATTCTTGCGAACCCGCCAGCCGAGAAGTTTGAGTATATCCCTGCTTATTACGACTATGACTGGTATGACGACGAGTGCCCGCTTTGTTTGCAGCCATGCAACGACTTGTATATCATACCAGGTTTTGACAGGTGGCCAGTCTGCGCGGACTGCTTTGAGGAGTTCACCGGCCGAAAGCCGTCCGTGCAGGATAGGGCTTTTCAAAAACTTTTAGATTTTAAGGAGGTAGGCGAAGGCGATGACGTATAA
- the miaA gene encoding tRNA (adenosine(37)-N6)-dimethylallyltransferase MiaA codes for MIPLIVIVGPTAVGKTEVSIDLALKINGEIVSADSMQVYKYMDIGTAKPSLQERKRVPHFMIDVVTPDQEFSVAVYKKMATKIIEEIYKRNHMPIVVGGTGLYVNSIVNVMDFSSTADWKLRQQLKEQAKMYGNEYLYEKLKKVDPITYKRIHPNDIRRIIRALEVYKLTGKPISYYQEITQNRPNPEYNALMIGLTMDRQKLYKRIEERVDKMIKDGLIEEIKWLCDNGYKNNMIAMQGLGYKEIIRYLEGQCTLEEAIEILKRDTRRYAKRQLTWFRKDKRIHWFYVDQFSCKEEITKNILELVAEKYNLR; via the coding sequence ATGATTCCACTTATAGTAATAGTAGGGCCGACAGCGGTGGGAAAAACAGAGGTATCGATTGATTTAGCTTTAAAAATTAACGGCGAAATAGTATCTGCGGATTCTATGCAGGTTTATAAGTACATGGATATAGGAACAGCTAAACCTTCTCTTCAGGAGCGAAAAAGAGTTCCTCATTTTATGATTGATGTAGTAACGCCGGATCAAGAGTTTAGCGTGGCTGTGTATAAAAAGATGGCTACAAAGATAATAGAGGAAATATATAAAAGAAACCACATGCCCATTGTGGTAGGAGGTACAGGGCTGTACGTCAATTCTATTGTAAACGTCATGGATTTTTCGTCAACCGCAGATTGGAAACTGCGCCAGCAACTTAAAGAACAGGCGAAGATGTATGGAAACGAGTACTTGTACGAGAAGTTAAAGAAAGTAGATCCCATAACTTACAAGAGAATTCATCCCAATGATATAAGGAGGATAATAAGGGCGTTAGAAGTATATAAACTTACAGGTAAGCCTATATCTTATTACCAGGAAATCACTCAAAACAGGCCTAATCCCGAATACAATGCCCTTATGATAGGTTTAACAATGGACAGACAAAAGTTATACAAGAGAATAGAGGAAAGAGTGGATAAAATGATAAAAGACGGTCTCATAGAGGAAATAAAATGGCTTTGCGATAACGGCTATAAAAACAATATGATAGCGATGCAAGGGCTGGGATATAAGGAGATTATAAGATATTTGGAGGGACAATGTACACTGGAAGAGGCGATAGAGATATTGAAGAGGGATACCCGCAGATATGCCAAAAGGCAACTTACGTGGTTTAGAAAGGATAAGAGGATTCACTGGTTTTATGTGGATCAATTCTCTTGTAAAGAAGAAATAACGAAAAATATTTTAGAATTAGTTGCAGAAAAATACAATTTGAGATAG